Within Spinacia oleracea cultivar Varoflay chromosome 4, BTI_SOV_V1, whole genome shotgun sequence, the genomic segment agtgggcgttagaaatattggcgcccagccaggggcgctgaaaatgcgtccctgactggtgctcgatttttgtttgcgtatattttttgtttatgcgacttcgattttgcgtgcttgcctaataacgtccttacgcgttgtgcagcgtttgtgggattcgttacaggtcatcccgagcgtcgcttatttttgtggcgatcattcgggtttgcggaacacgcactagtagaaaaaacccttattgcagcgggcttttagacccctgttgcagcgtacatcgtatgctgcaactggggggcctgcaacaagtctgaacttgttgcagcgtacaagttcgctgcaaaaagtgatttgttgcagcgggcttttagatgtacgctgcaacaagtgccaaaaaactggcaaaattttggacttgttgcagcgtacatataaaagcccgctgcaacagactcaactttttgcagcgtacatttatttgtacgctgcaacaagtctgaattactcaattttttgcagcgtacatttatttgtacgctgcaacaagtctgaatttttgcgaaatttttttcccttgttgcagcgtacaacatatatgtacgctgcaaaaaagcacttttggcgggaaaattctaattttgtttaggtacctagagtgccttgcaccaaatatagaaacctgtcaaaacaataatagaataacgcaacctgtataacaaatataaaaacaacaactggagctttgtatatatcccaaaaccaaaagtgcacataccgatacatttaaatatatttacgttccaatttcaacgtacggatacattttaacataaaagattgttctataacatctaaaccaacacgatcaagcgccctcaggtcaataataaatacttggtggtaaaaaacttcgcccattgctcacgaaccacatcaattttctcactagcataaggcgcagtcctcggagtatagaccttacaaaaacaaaaaattgatggagcattagatcgattaaatgcaaatgaaatgtcacattttaacattcaagcaactaatgacaatgtattaatagtctagaatacgaatcaattagttacttaattacctcatctagccggccttcatagtcatgttgtaacgtgactatctctaacatgaacttcataacgtaatagccacactcagttccgccgatttgttgagcacactgattaagaaacataatactttatcttgcaaggccaataattaataaaaacaaagcaaaaagctaattaagaaacatgttatacctctatatgaataggtttacacgacttaaaactcgttttattcggacaatgcccaccattgcacttgtacacttggtatgccctagaaaattaacgaaacatgggtactcatgaatatgattttggcttaggtttcttaaagactaatgtaatttgtaagcaaaagaacttacaaactcaagattccccatgcataatctgttcgacgtggatctctagcagaatcgaaaatatatacataacctctacgtaggtccatcacgtataaattccaatgatttctgtataatttataaatgatatattaaatatttaataacaataataattaatattttatatgaaacttatataatataacacacttactcttgattatatgggattaaaaaccaattagttaggttaggattacccatcttctccttttcaatttcagcttggaaaatgtttttcaaatacattgttggcgctccagggtcggccttgattctagtgcttgacataatctcgggacaaatgaacgaaatccgagacatttcaaatgatttggcatgatcgtgcaataaacacctacaaaataaacaagattacactattaagatcgataaagagaaaaaacttcaaagaaataatagttatattaacaacaataaaacatttaattacaaTATGTAGACTTGGATCGCTGAAATGTTTAAGCACGCCCCGCGAAGGAACTCTCCTATATCAGACGCAGTTATGTATGTTTCTTGATCAAAATCCGAGTGCCAAACTGAGGCCGCCAATGGGATGGTAGTATTATCATATATATCATCAGGCGCCGAAGTCATGATAAACTGCAAGTATTTGCATGACgggccaagaccttgaattgCATCGTGTACAAGTCCCGCTTTCTTGCTTTTGGTGGTTGATTCTTGTGTtttacgatcacaactacccACGACCTCTAAGTTGGACTTAGGCTTAGAATTCGACTTCTTTGGATGCGAAAATTCCTATGACAATAGTCAATTaacattagtcatgtaataagaatcaaatgagtccttaggttctttagttcaaagttgggagcgaaaatgtcattttagctctatatatgacctataacaacccaacgaaccttaaatgtgcataaataggttcgaatgagatttagaaacttaaaactatgcatattagtcatgtaataagaatcaaatgagtccttaggttctttagttcaaagttgggagcggaaatgtcattttagctctatatatgacctataacgacccaacgagccataaatgtgcataaataggttcgaattagttttagaaacttaaaactatgcatattagtcatgtaataagaatcaaatgagtccttagattctttagttcaaagttgggagcggaaatgtcattttagctctatatatgacctataacgacccaacgagccttaaatgtgcataaataggttcgaatgagttttagaaacttaaaactatgcatattagtcatgtaagaagaatcaaatgagtccttaggttctttagttcaaatttgggagcgaaaatgtcattttagctcaatatatgacctataacgacccaacgagccttaaatgtgcataaataggttcgaatgagttttagaaacttaaaacaatgcatattagtcatgtaataagaataaaatgagtcattaggttctttagttcaaagttgggagcgaaaatgtcattttagctctatatatgacctataacgacccaacgagccttaaatgtgcataattaggttcgaatgagttttagaaacttaaaactatgcatattagttgtgtaataagaatcaaatgagtccttaggttctttagttcaaatttgggagcgaaaatgtcattttagctcaatatatgacctataacgacccaacgagccttaaatgtgcataaataggttcgaatgagttttagaaacttaaaactatgcatattagtcgtgtaataagaatcaaatgagtccttaggttctttagttcaaagttgggagcgaaaatgtcattttagctctatatatgacatataacgacccaacgagccttaaatgtgcatgaataggttcgaatgagttttagaaacttaaaactatgcatattagtcatgtaataagattaaaatgaatgtttaggttctttagttcaaagttgggagcgaaaatgtcattttagctcaatatatgacctataacgacccaacgagccttaaatgtgcataaataggttcgaatgagttttagaaacttaaaactatgcatattagtcgtgtaataagaatcaaatgagtccttaggttctttagttcaaagttgggagcggaaatgtcattttaggttcgaatgagttttagagggTTTACCTTGGATGGTAAGTCTGTTGTCTTCTTTTGGGCCGCTAACACCGTTGTCTTTTTCTTGGAGCTACCATCCCTCTCTTTAGAAACATTAGACTTGGACTTCTTTTTAGGAGGTGAAGTACAATcctttaaaattcaacaaaaacaagAGTAGGTAAGATGTCGAATGTGCTTGCGTGAACATATACATTCTaaacaataaaacatatatacctCGCCGTCTTCGAAAATCACTAAGTGTATGGGCCATTGCACAAAACTACCCAGAGCACCGCCTAAGTTAGTGAAACCATCTCCCGTAGGTACCGGAAGAATATCATCAACATGTCCGTCGTAAACAAAATCAACTTGGACTTTATAGTGACCAGGCTTCATCGATGTAAAATGTTGGGGCAATGCACCATCTGAGGGTTGTACCATACCATCCGCCACGACAATGTTGTTGCCTGAAACTTTCTCCTCAAGGGCAAGACGACATGGAGTCCTTTCCTTCATAAACAAAGGTTTCAATgcaactttgtaagtgatacagATTATTAAgtaaatgtcaactaaaaacataaaaggaTCAAGCAACTATGTTAAAAAAGAGTGACTACGTCGTACCTTTAGCTCGCGTGGTTGCGGCACTAAGATGTGACGAGTGGTTCTTGTAGCACTAACATCAAGGTCAACTCTGGCAGAATCATTTAAGTGGAGGTCATCAGGTATCGGGGTAGAAATGGAGTTTAGTTGTCCTGTTTTTAACAAGGTGCTTAGTTGCTTTTGGAGGGCCTCTGCCACCCTTTTCTCTACCCTTTTCTCTAATTCACCTTCAAACTCCTTTTTCACAGAAGCTCTGATTGATTCGTAATTTTCTGATgaagcttcaccatggtcacTTCTACTATGTCGAATACACGGACCGAAAGCCTTTTTGATACCAACCATGCCACCTGTTCCCTTGACACGCCCACGATGATCTTTTTTCCCTATAGCTTTAGTGAGGGCATCCTCACCCTGTTCGAAAGAAAGATTTCCTTTTTCCTCTTCTGCGATGTACTCTAACTGCCAAGTAGGAAAGTAAAATTACTTTATATTCTCTAATCAAAGcaagtaaatattaattaattatcgctACTTACAGCTTTTGTTGCGATTTCAACAACTTCTGTATCGTTcgggtcaatttcccactttcccTCTTTATTTTGTACTTGATGGGCCAAAATCCACTCCTTTGATCTGTATTTTCTAACTCTATTAACATTTGAGGTCACTGATGAGTTCACCGAGGAGCTACTCGAGATAGGTAAAGCTGCATCTGGTGGAAGTCGTCCATCCTTTATCCAATCTAGTCGCTTTCTATTATAACCCTTTTGGCCGGTGCGATGTGGGTTCTTGTTGCATGATGCACTTTTCCTCGCCTTTTCACTACGAAGCTGTCAAAGACAACATAAAAAGATGGAAATAAATGTTTTTTCTGATAACTTTTTGTCCTAGAACCAATGTCAGTTTGCTACATGAAAAACTCTTTAAGGACAAGTTAAAGAAATATTATCATTACCAATGACTCTGGCAGGAAATAATGTTTAACAAAAGTcttccaatcatcctctgtgaTATGGTTGTAGACATCCCAAGGCatcttgtttgtttgattttttggcTTCTTTTCCTTCATAGTTATCCATCGGCGCACCAACttgctcttgaaacaactaaatcgtttcgccacacaagaatgaaaatatttctccctcgaatgattagaatcatcagtaatgtggaacataagctgttaataattaaaaaaagttagattataaaaatagtatttaaatcaaattaaataatccctaaaatatacaaatcaagttaatatccaATGCTTACCTTAGTCTCCTCCCAAAACCCCTTCTTGATTTGCTCATCTACCTTTGGATATAATGGGACGTTAATATTAATTCTAGTAGCACAACTCCCAACTTGCTTCCCGTATTCATGAGACCATTGTCCATCGGGGACATTATATACATTATACTCAAGGAACATAGGCTTAGCGACTTTAACACCTTTTGACGGACCACGGCCTTTAATGGTCTTTGTAATCGTACTAACATCTTGTGATTCGTCACGCGTTGTGGGAGTCTTGCCACCTTCTGATTCATGCCTAACAACAATTTGGTTTTCATTCATCGTACCTATGTTGTTCCTGCATCAAGTAAAACATACAGAAGAGTGGTTACAAAATGTGCGCGCAGCAGCAAATCAGTGCTCTAGCATACAGAAGGAtatcagatcagtgcagatatcacagatcagatcagcactgatcagtgcagatcagatcagcactgatctgcactgatcagatcagcacagatcagcacagatcagtgctgatcagatctgcactgatcagtgctgatctgatctgtgatatctgcactgatctgttctgcactgatctgatcagcactgatctgtgctgatctgatctgcactgatcagtgcagatcagatcagcacagatcagtgcagaacagatcagcacagatcagtgcagaacagatcagcacagatcagtgctgatctgatctgcactgatctgtgctgacctGATCTGCAATGTTCCCCCCTTGTTGATTTTGTTCGAATTATAACAATATGACTGTTGCATCTGCAGCTTGATCTTCGAATCTGGACTGAAGGAAAGATTGTTGCGATATGCAGCGAGCGCATTGCTTTTTAGTGAAAAGGGTGTTAATCCGTTCTTTGTGTCTTGGAATCGGTAATGGAGCACAAATCTCATATTAGTGGTATTAGTTTCATTCTTATGTATGTCTCTTGTTATGTTAGTTTTGTTCTACAGATTAGAGATATTCATTCATACATTTTAGCTACTGTAAACCTGTGTTAGATTACATAGGTTTAAAATAACTAAAATCTAGTAATGAATGTCTCTGATCTGTTTAACAAACTAACAGCATAAGAGATATGCATAAGAATTAAACTAATATCATTAACATGAGATCATTTTATCCCATATATCTTAATTTTTGGTATGTTGTCTTGAATCTATTAGCTCTGTTGATAGCTTATGTTTTCTATTTCACACTACTATCATATTTCTCTTTTAATCAGTTTTTTTAATCATTATATTGGATCGGTTTAGAGAGAGTTTAAAATGCTATAAAGTATAAATGGAAGATTTCTACGCTGTGTTCCTGCTACAGAAGTTTATTTTTCCTCTTGAAAGCAGAACTATATTCTTTTCTAATACAGTAATAGTAGTGTAATACAGAGTACAGGTCATCATctgaatttttttaaatttatttatcagAGAGAAGGCTAAAGGTTCTCTAATTGCAGTTTCTCACCTAGATCAGTTACTCCTAATAACTGATTACAGCAACTTTCTCATTAACTTGTATGACTGTTCAGTCCTTTCATCAGCCAAAAGCCACGTAGTTTAAGGATGCTCAGCTTCTTACTACAAACTCGATTTATTTAGAAGCTTGCAATAAGTTAGCTGATTAGCAAGCATTGAATTTATGAAGTTCAGTGTTCATTGTTTGATACTCTAGCTGGTAAATGATGATCACTGAGTTAAGTTTACAGGCTTGCTGAGTAGCAATAAACTAAATGTATGTCACATAGACACATGCTGAAAGTGCATTCTAGAAAATGTGTGATACAACACAAATTACTTAATCTAAGACCAGCTATAAGAGAAAGAAGTACTCCGCATATTAGAAAGTGGGCCCAATATACTTGAACTTGCGTTATCTTTTTTTCCTTTATATTTATCTTAAGCTTTGAAAAGAAGGCATGCTATAGAGAAAAGACCATTTCTTATGCTTTAGAAGTCACTAATTATGTTTATGATCCTAAAAGTTGACTTTCACTTGTACTGATGTCAAATGCCCTGAATTTGTATTTTAAAATTACATTCATTTCACATCTTTGAACAGGAAATATGTTTCTGAATAATGTATTATAATAGCAGTATGGAAGTCATCATTATAACAAAGTAATCCTGTAGATATCTTGAccatgttttgaattttaaaagctCCATTGTGATTAGACCCAAATATTATTGTTTGAAGTTAACACTACTACATTCTTTCTAGATAGATACACTGGGGTTGCTAGTGGAACAACCCCAGTTGACTACCTTTCCTTTTCCTCTCTTTTTCTACTAAGTCTTTCCTTTTCAATGGCAGAATCATTCTTCTACACGGACCCCCAGGTACTGGTAAAACATCATTGTGTAAAGCATTGGCTCAGAAGCTGTCAATTCGGTTCAGCTCCAGGTTTGGATGTGTTATGCAGCTTGAGATAATTTATCACTCTGAGACCGTGGTATAAACTTTTTTTTGACCTAATAATTTCACCTTACAAATTCAGATATCCACAATCCCAGTTGATTGAAGTTAATGCTCATTCTTTGTTCAGCAAATGGTTTTCAGAAAGTGGCAAATTGGTATGTGCTGCTCATCAAGCCTGATGTTAGTCCATTTAcacattttcgctcccagctATGAACTAACaaacataaggactcattttaaccttttaaatgattaatatgattaattttaactttccaagactcgatccgatctatttattcacattagagacttgtttggtcgttgtggttcatatttatgataaaatgaggcatttttgctccaaactatgaactaaagaacctaagaactcatttttaggctaatatgacactttcgctcccaactttgaactaacaaacctaaacactcattttaatccttttaaatgattaatatgattagttttaactttcctagactcaatccaatcaatttatgccatttgagacttgtttggtcgttatggttcatatttatgctaaaataagacattttcgctcccaactttgaactaacaaacctaaacactcattttaatcctattacatgactaatatgcatagttttaagtttctaaaactcattccaaccta encodes:
- the LOC130459265 gene encoding uncharacterized protein gives rise to the protein MTSAPDDIYDNTTIPLAASVWHSDFDQETYITASDIGEFLRGACLNISAIQVYILCLLHDHAKSFEMSRISFICPEIMSSTRIKADPGAPTMYLKNIFQAEIEKEKMGNPNLTNWFLIPYNQENHWNLYVMDLRRGYVYIFDSARDPRRTDYAWGILSL
- the LOC110803580 gene encoding uncharacterized protein; translation: MNENQIVVRHESEGGKTPTTRDESQDVSTITKTIKGRGPSKGVKVAKPMFLEYNVYNVPDGQWSHEYGKQVGSCATRININVPLYPKVDEQIKKGFWEETKLMFHITDDSNHSREKYFHSCVAKRFSCFKSKLVRRWITMKEKKPKNQTNKMPWDVYNHITEDDWKTFVKHYFLPESLLRSEKARKSASCNKNPHRTGQKGYNRKRLDWIKDGRLPPDAALPISSSSSVNSSVTSNVNRVRKYRSKEWILAHQVQNKEGKWEIDPNDTEVVEIATKALEYIAEEEKGNLSFEQGEDALTKAIGKKDHRGRVKGTGGMVGIKKAFGPCIRHSRSDHGEASSENYESIRASVKKEFEGELEKRVEKRVAEALQKQLSTLLKTGQLNSISTPIPDDLHLNDSARVDLDVSATRTTRHILVPQPRELKERTPCRLALEEKVSGNNIVVADGMVQPSDGALPQHFTSMKPGHYKVQVDFVYDGHVDDILPVPTGDGFTNLGGALGSFVQWPIHLVIFEDGEDCTSPPKKKSKSNVSKERDGSSKKKTTVLAAQKKTTDLPSKVNPLKLIRT